In one window of Halomarina pelagica DNA:
- a CDS encoding alpha/beta fold hydrolase: MSEPTDTNVELAHRTDTSWVDREAYPFESRCLSLSAGAVHYVDEGPDDPRATLLMLHGNPTWSFLYRHLIRGLREEYRCVALDYLGFGLSERPPGFSYRPEDHAEVLAEFVEELDLQDLVLVVQDWGGPIGLSLALDDPERVRGIVAMNTWFWPVDDRAYYRAFSWLAGGPLGRVACERYNAFARYVMPLAYADRSKLTPEIREQYLRPLARREDREGTWVFPRAIVGSTGWLESLWERRHAVADAPALLVWGMRDRAFRPPFLRTFEALFREAETVELADVGHYVQEETGEDLVPIVREFLDGLPSD; this comes from the coding sequence ATGTCCGAACCGACCGACACGAACGTCGAACTCGCCCACCGAACGGACACGTCGTGGGTCGACCGCGAGGCGTACCCCTTCGAGTCGCGCTGTCTCTCCCTCTCGGCGGGCGCTGTCCACTACGTCGACGAGGGGCCCGACGACCCCCGGGCGACCCTCCTGATGCTCCACGGCAACCCCACGTGGTCGTTCCTCTACCGCCACCTGATCCGCGGCCTGCGCGAGGAGTACCGCTGCGTCGCGCTCGACTACCTCGGGTTCGGCCTCTCGGAGCGCCCGCCGGGGTTCTCCTACCGTCCCGAGGACCACGCCGAGGTTCTCGCGGAGTTCGTCGAGGAACTGGACCTGCAGGACCTCGTGCTCGTCGTGCAGGACTGGGGCGGGCCGATCGGGCTCTCTCTCGCGCTCGACGACCCCGAGCGGGTTCGCGGGATCGTCGCCATGAACACGTGGTTCTGGCCGGTGGACGATCGGGCGTACTACCGGGCGTTCAGCTGGCTCGCCGGCGGCCCGCTCGGCCGCGTCGCCTGCGAGCGGTACAACGCCTTCGCGCGGTACGTGATGCCCCTCGCGTACGCGGACCGCTCGAAGCTCACCCCCGAGATCCGCGAGCAGTACCTCCGGCCGCTGGCGCGCCGCGAGGACCGCGAGGGGACGTGGGTGTTCCCTCGCGCCATCGTCGGTTCGACGGGGTGGCTCGAATCGCTGTGGGAGCGCCGCCACGCCGTCGCCGACGCGCCCGCGCTGCTCGTGTGGGGCATGAGGGACCGCGCGTTCCGCCCGCCGTTCCTCCGCACCTTCGAGGCGCTGTTTCGGGAGGCGGAGACGGTCGAACTGGCCGACGTGGGCCACTACGTGCAGGAGGAGACGGGCGAGGACCTGGTGCCGATCGTGCGGGAGTTCCTGGACGGGCTTCCGTCGGACTGA
- a CDS encoding VIT1/CCC1 transporter family protein, translated as MADASDVERYRANYRAEVDSAAVYRAMASAESNPDLATLYRRLAGTEAEHAGLWAERLEAAGASVPSDRPGWRARTLSRLVRWFGPGAALPTLDAAELTDSHAYVDQPEAAAAGIPAQERSHARLLRSIEGAGGMEGGAIARLEGRHRATSGNALRAAVLGANDGLVSNLSLVMGVAGAALAAQAILVTGLAGLLAGAGSMAMGEWLSVQSSRELYQRQLAVEASELAEFPEEEAEELALVYRAKGLSEGQARSLADRLVADESAALDTLAREELGIDPEELGGSAWEAAGASFVLFALGAVVPVLPFALLTGTAAVLTSLGLSALALFLIGAGITLLTGRSVLYSGGRQVLIGLAAAALTYGVGSLIGVAIAG; from the coding sequence ATGGCTGACGCGAGCGACGTCGAGCGCTACCGGGCGAACTACCGCGCGGAGGTGGACAGCGCCGCGGTCTACCGGGCGATGGCGAGCGCCGAGTCGAACCCGGACCTCGCGACGCTCTACCGCCGCCTCGCCGGAACGGAGGCCGAGCACGCCGGGCTCTGGGCGGAGAGACTGGAAGCGGCCGGCGCGAGCGTTCCGTCGGATCGACCGGGGTGGCGGGCGCGCACGTTGAGTCGACTCGTCCGCTGGTTCGGGCCGGGGGCGGCGCTCCCGACGCTCGACGCGGCCGAACTGACCGACAGCCACGCCTACGTCGACCAGCCGGAGGCGGCGGCGGCGGGGATCCCGGCCCAGGAGCGATCGCACGCCCGGCTCCTGCGTTCGATCGAGGGGGCGGGCGGGATGGAGGGCGGGGCGATCGCACGGCTCGAGGGGCGTCACCGGGCGACCAGCGGGAACGCCCTCCGGGCCGCCGTCCTGGGGGCGAACGACGGCCTCGTCTCTAACCTCAGCCTCGTCATGGGCGTCGCGGGCGCGGCGCTCGCGGCGCAGGCGATCCTCGTCACCGGCCTCGCGGGGCTGCTGGCGGGTGCCGGGTCGATGGCGATGGGCGAGTGGCTCTCCGTGCAGAGTTCGCGCGAACTCTACCAGCGACAGCTGGCCGTCGAGGCGTCCGAACTCGCGGAGTTCCCCGAGGAGGAGGCCGAGGAACTCGCGCTCGTCTACCGGGCGAAGGGGCTGTCGGAGGGGCAGGCGCGCTCGCTCGCCGATCGGCTCGTCGCCGACGAGTCGGCGGCGCTCGATACCCTCGCGCGGGAGGAACTGGGCATCGACCCGGAGGAACTGGGCGGGTCGGCGTGGGAGGCCGCCGGCGCGTCGTTCGTCCTGTTCGCGCTCGGGGCGGTCGTGCCGGTGCTGCCCTTCGCCCTCCTGACGGGCACCGCGGCCGTCCTTACCAGCCTGGGGTTGAGCGCGCTCGCGCTCTTCCTCATCGGGGCCGGGATCACGCTCCTGACCGGGCGGAGCGTACTCTATTCGGGGGGTCGGCAGGTACTCATCGGGCTGGCGGCGGCCGCGCTCACCTACGGCGTCGGGAGCCTCATCGGCGTCGCGATCGCGGGATGA
- a CDS encoding secondary thiamine-phosphate synthase enzyme YjbQ, translating into MEFTVDTDARTQVVDVTDRVAGAVPSDATGICTVFVRHTTAGVVVNEAESRLLDDVAAFLGEAVADEGWRHDDLDGNADSHLRALLLGPSATIPVVDGRLDLGTWQSVLLVECDGPRSRRVTVTVTRSA; encoded by the coding sequence ATGGAGTTCACCGTCGACACGGACGCGCGGACGCAGGTGGTGGACGTGACCGATCGGGTAGCGGGCGCGGTTCCGTCCGACGCGACCGGGATCTGCACCGTCTTCGTCCGTCACACCACGGCCGGCGTCGTCGTCAACGAGGCCGAGTCGAGGCTGCTCGACGACGTGGCGGCGTTCCTCGGCGAGGCGGTCGCCGACGAGGGCTGGCGGCACGACGACCTGGACGGCAACGCCGATTCCCACCTCCGGGCGCTCTTGCTCGGTCCGAGCGCGACGATCCCGGTCGTAGACGGCCGCCTCGACCTCGGGACGTGGCAGTCGGTGCTCCTCGTGGAGTGCGACGGCCCGCGCTCCCGACGGGTGACGGTGACCGTGACGCGAAGCGCCTGA
- the larC gene encoding nickel pincer cofactor biosynthesis protein LarC produces MDTIAFDGRMGASGDMLLAALLAAGADRDALAPVEDALPVEYDVREVEKNGILATRVVVRLTDDAADGADGAEPHSHGEHEEDGHDHDHDHPHDHGHSHDHGHSHDHDDHDDHRAHDHDHPHPHDHPHDHAEGAGPLRTYREVVELVEGMGLPAHVTADAKAIFRILGEAEARVHGTDLNDTHFHEVGADDAVADVVGVCLLLADLDPERVVTTPLAAGGGEVSMSHGTYPVPTPAVANVAAAADWELRGGPVEAELLTPTGAAILAHVATGVETLPTLSVERVGYGAGGYDFPEHPNVLRALVGRTRGSLVRDEIRVLETNVDDASPEVLGGLHESLAEAGARDVSILPATMKKSRPGHLVKVIVKPEDAGRVARRLAEETGTLGVRETGVRHRFVARRTLETVELDVDGRAFEVSVKVASDEEGRIFDASAEYDDAARVARETDLPVREVMRRAEAAVGDGDGSVDGAVGSRERDK; encoded by the coding sequence CCATCGCGTTCGACGGGCGCATGGGCGCGAGCGGCGACATGCTCCTCGCGGCGCTCCTCGCGGCCGGGGCCGACCGCGACGCCCTCGCCCCCGTCGAGGACGCCCTCCCCGTCGAGTACGACGTGCGCGAGGTCGAGAAGAACGGCATCCTCGCCACCCGGGTCGTCGTGCGATTGACGGACGACGCGGCGGACGGCGCTGACGGTGCCGAGCCGCACAGCCACGGGGAGCACGAGGAGGACGGACACGATCACGACCACGACCATCCTCACGATCACGGTCACTCTCACGATCACGGTCACTCTCACGATCACGACGATCACGACGACCACCGCGCGCACGATCACGATCACCCGCACCCACACGACCATCCCCACGATCACGCTGAGGGGGCCGGTCCCCTCCGCACCTACCGGGAGGTCGTCGAACTCGTCGAGGGGATGGGTCTCCCGGCGCACGTGACGGCGGACGCGAAGGCGATCTTCCGGATCCTGGGCGAGGCGGAGGCGCGGGTCCACGGCACCGACCTCAACGACACGCACTTCCACGAGGTCGGCGCGGACGACGCCGTCGCGGACGTGGTGGGCGTCTGCCTCCTCCTCGCGGACCTCGACCCGGAGCGCGTCGTGACGACGCCGCTCGCGGCCGGCGGGGGCGAGGTGTCGATGAGCCACGGCACGTACCCCGTCCCGACGCCGGCGGTCGCGAACGTCGCGGCCGCGGCCGACTGGGAACTGCGCGGCGGCCCCGTCGAGGCGGAACTGCTGACTCCCACCGGCGCGGCTATCCTCGCGCACGTCGCGACGGGGGTCGAGACCCTACCCACGCTCTCGGTCGAGCGCGTCGGGTACGGCGCGGGCGGCTACGACTTCCCCGAACACCCCAACGTGCTCCGCGCGCTCGTGGGGCGGACGCGGGGGAGCCTCGTCCGCGACGAGATCCGCGTGCTGGAGACGAACGTCGACGACGCCTCCCCGGAGGTGCTCGGCGGCCTCCACGAGTCGCTCGCTGAGGCGGGCGCGCGCGACGTCTCGATCCTCCCCGCGACGATGAAGAAGTCCCGACCGGGACACCTCGTGAAGGTGATCGTGAAGCCCGAGGACGCGGGGCGCGTCGCCCGTCGCCTGGCCGAGGAGACCGGCACGCTCGGCGTCCGCGAGACGGGCGTGCGACACCGCTTCGTCGCCCGTCGAACCCTGGAGACGGTCGAACTCGACGTCGACGGGCGGGCCTTCGAGGTGTCGGTGAAGGTCGCCAGCGACGAGGAGGGCCGGATCTTCGACGCGAGCGCGGAGTACGACGACGCGGCGCGCGTGGCCCGGGAGACCGACCTCCCGGTGCGCGAGGTGATGCGCCGGGCGGAGGCGGCGGTCGGGGACGGCGACGGCTCCGTCGACGGAGCCGTCGGCTCCCGAGAAAGAGATAAGTGA
- a CDS encoding helix-turn-helix domain-containing protein, with product MTDLRHTLAQRIAGEVVLSDDPGGTLRKWRTDFDVAQTALADHLDVSPSVVSDYESGRRRSPGIGVVRRVIEALLDIDEARGGTHVRQFARVISAGFESDIVYDLREYSATVPISRFYDAIDAEEVVEGTQRTIAGHTVINSIEAITRLSSEEFYRLYGQSTNRALVFTDVTRGESPLVALRVVTPTPSAVVLHGMDRDALWEHAPALARVDGFSLAVTDADLDAMLDALRTVA from the coding sequence ATGACCGATCTCCGCCACACGCTGGCACAGCGCATCGCCGGTGAGGTGGTGCTGAGCGACGATCCCGGCGGGACGCTACGCAAGTGGCGCACCGACTTCGACGTCGCGCAGACGGCGCTCGCCGACCACCTCGACGTCTCGCCGTCCGTCGTCTCCGACTACGAGAGCGGCCGCAGACGGAGTCCGGGCATCGGCGTCGTCCGTCGGGTGATCGAGGCCCTGCTCGACATCGACGAGGCGCGCGGCGGCACACACGTCCGCCAGTTCGCGCGCGTCATCTCGGCGGGCTTCGAGAGCGACATCGTCTACGACCTCCGGGAGTACTCAGCCACCGTCCCGATCTCGCGGTTCTACGACGCCATCGACGCCGAGGAGGTCGTCGAGGGGACCCAGCGCACCATCGCGGGTCACACCGTCATCAACTCCATCGAGGCCATCACGCGCCTCTCCAGCGAGGAATTCTACCGCCTCTACGGCCAGTCGACCAACCGCGCGCTCGTGTTCACCGACGTGACCCGCGGGGAGTCGCCGCTCGTCGCCCTCCGCGTCGTCACGCCGACGCCGAGCGCGGTCGTCCTCCACGGGATGGACCGCGACGCGCTGTGGGAGCACGCCCCGGCGCTCGCGCGCGTCGACGGGTTCTCGCTCGCCGTCACCGACGCCGACCTCGACGCGATGCTCGACGCGCTGCGGACGGTCGCCTGA
- the radB gene encoding DNA repair and recombination protein RadB, whose protein sequence is MTPPIPTGCPPIDDLLGGGFERGTVTQVYGPPAAGKTNLALGATVEAVAEGDRALFIDTEGLSIDRFEQLARARAGEDDVDDLASRVMITEALDFDEQAEAVRDATEVASQIDLIVLDSATGFYRLERENDDEGEALRTVVRQVTHLLSLARRYDLAVVITNQVFSDPESDRTRALGGHTLSHWSGAVLRLERFRGGNRRVTLEKHRSKPVGESVRFRIVEEGLVAGDEP, encoded by the coding sequence GTGACTCCCCCCATCCCCACCGGCTGTCCGCCCATCGACGACCTCCTCGGCGGCGGGTTCGAGCGCGGTACCGTGACGCAGGTGTACGGCCCGCCCGCGGCGGGGAAGACGAACCTCGCGCTCGGCGCGACCGTCGAGGCGGTCGCGGAGGGCGACCGCGCCCTCTTCATCGACACGGAGGGGCTCTCGATCGACCGGTTCGAGCAACTGGCGCGCGCCCGCGCCGGTGAGGACGACGTGGACGACCTCGCCTCGCGGGTGATGATAACCGAGGCGCTCGACTTCGACGAGCAGGCAGAGGCCGTCCGCGACGCGACCGAGGTCGCCTCGCAGATCGACCTGATCGTCCTCGACAGCGCGACGGGGTTCTACCGCCTCGAACGCGAGAACGACGACGAGGGCGAGGCGCTCCGGACGGTCGTCCGGCAGGTGACCCACCTCCTGTCGCTCGCCCGGCGCTACGACCTCGCGGTCGTCATCACGAACCAGGTGTTCTCGGACCCCGAGAGCGATCGGACGCGCGCGCTCGGCGGCCACACCCTCTCTCACTGGTCCGGCGCGGTCCTCCGCCTCGAGCGCTTCCGCGGGGGCAACCGCCGCGTGACGCTCGAGAAGCACCGATCGAAGCCGGTGGGCGAGTCGGTCCGCTTTCGCATCGTCGAGGAGGGGCTGGTGGCGGGCGATGAGCCGTAG